The Acidobacteriota bacterium genome contains a region encoding:
- a CDS encoding glycosyltransferase: MVSLVVPTRNERANIEPMVRRTAAALAATGERFELLIVDDASQDGTRQEIRRLQVAAAWRSPERQRADPAGNRSPHSKRPTGATRANSGEPPSGLGWLRLIERDHDCDLSTAVLTGWRAARGDVLGCMDADLQHPPELLTELLLTLHERHADLVLASRYTAGGALGAWGKARRLGSRAATGLASLMLPGTLAGITDPMSGFFLVRRHAAALDALRPRGYKILLELLARAGPQVVAEVPFRFGQRTAGSSKAGWRPTWCFLRQVASLAAATGEVRRMISFGAVGLTGVAVNYLAFWLLHHLTSSTALAAAAASAIAIGNNFLGDEFYTFRDASSAAPSVRDRLRRLAHFYTLSLVGLGINTASVTLLAELLPWPAALAVGIALASAWNYFSNAAVTWRRPPRAVRARAA, from the coding sequence ATGGTTTCACTCGTAGTTCCCACACGCAATGAGCGCGCCAATATTGAGCCCATGGTCCGGCGCACCGCCGCCGCACTGGCCGCCACCGGAGAGCGATTCGAGCTGCTGATTGTCGATGACGCCAGCCAGGACGGTACCCGCCAGGAAATCCGCAGGCTCCAAGTGGCGGCAGCTTGGAGGAGCCCTGAGCGCCAGCGGGCGGACCCTGCCGGGAATCGAAGCCCGCACTCCAAGCGACCAACGGGAGCGACCAGGGCAAATAGTGGCGAGCCACCTTCCGGCCTCGGCTGGCTGCGGCTCATCGAGCGCGACCACGACTGCGACCTGTCAACCGCCGTGCTGACCGGCTGGCGTGCCGCCCGCGGAGACGTTCTCGGTTGCATGGACGCCGACCTGCAGCACCCGCCCGAGCTGTTGACCGAGCTGCTGCTCACCCTGCACGAGCGCCACGCCGATCTGGTCCTCGCCAGCCGTTACACCGCTGGCGGAGCGCTCGGAGCCTGGGGTAAAGCCCGCCGCCTCGGCTCCCGCGCCGCCACCGGGCTCGCGAGCCTCATGCTTCCGGGCACGCTCGCCGGCATCACCGACCCCATGTCCGGCTTTTTCCTCGTCCGCCGCCACGCCGCCGCGCTCGATGCCCTGCGGCCCCGGGGCTACAAGATTCTACTCGAGCTGCTCGCCCGCGCCGGGCCCCAAGTCGTGGCCGAAGTCCCCTTCCGCTTCGGCCAGCGCACCGCGGGCAGCAGCAAGGCAGGCTGGCGCCCTACCTGGTGCTTTTTGCGCCAGGTCGCCTCCCTCGCCGCCGCCACCGGCGAAGTCCGCCGCATGATCAGCTTCGGTGCCGTCGGTCTGACCGGCGTCGCCGTCAACTACCTCGCCTTTTGGCTTCTGCATCACCTGACATCATCCACCGCTCTCGCCGCCGCCGCTGCCTCGGCCATTGCCATCGGCAACAATTTCCTGGGCGACGAGTTCTACACCTTTCGTGATGCCTCCTCCGCCGCCCCGAGCGTGCGCGATCGTCTCAGGCGCCTCGCCCACTTTTACACTCTTTCGCTCGTCGGCCTCGGGATTAATACCGCCAGCGTGACCTTGCTCGCTGAGCTCCTGCCCTGGCCCGCGGCTCTCGCCGTCGGCATCGCCCTGGCCTCCGCCTGGAATTATTTTTCCAACGCCGCCGTGACCTGGCGCCGCCCGCCCCGCGCCGTCCGCGCCCGCGCCGCCTAA
- a CDS encoding glycosyltransferase family 2 protein, protein MNATLPPPQISIVIPAFNEAQRLPATLAAIAAYCHTRPQRFEVLIVDDGSTDATPRLPLPPSTPQLTWRILAPVGHRGKGFCVRRGMTEACGALRLFTDADLSAPIAELEHLEAAVAAGADIAIGSRRGKIAVRQPPLRKAAGRLFNRLVRFALGLPFADTQCGFKLFTRAAAEAVFPRQRIDSWGFDPELLYLARRARLRVAEVPLAWSHAEGAKIHLLRDSARMFADVFVIRTAAWRSLYAPGAAPPKSPSTLRAR, encoded by the coding sequence ATGAACGCTACTCTCCCTCCGCCGCAAATCAGCATCGTCATCCCTGCCTTCAACGAAGCCCAGCGCCTCCCCGCAACCCTCGCCGCCATCGCAGCCTACTGCCACACGCGCCCCCAGCGCTTCGAAGTCCTCATCGTCGATGACGGCTCAACCGACGCCACTCCCCGCCTCCCTCTGCCGCCGTCAACGCCCCAGCTTACCTGGCGCATCCTCGCCCCGGTCGGTCACCGTGGCAAAGGCTTCTGCGTGCGCCGCGGCATGACCGAAGCTTGCGGCGCGCTCCGCCTGTTTACCGACGCCGACCTGTCGGCGCCCATCGCAGAACTGGAACACCTCGAAGCGGCGGTGGCCGCTGGGGCCGACATCGCCATCGGCAGCCGCCGCGGAAAGATCGCCGTGCGTCAGCCGCCCCTCCGCAAAGCCGCCGGACGCCTCTTCAACCGCCTCGTCCGCTTCGCCCTGGGCCTGCCGTTCGCCGACACCCAATGCGGCTTCAAGCTTTTCACCCGCGCCGCCGCCGAGGCCGTCTTCCCGCGCCAGCGCATCGACAGCTGGGGTTTTGATCCCGAGCTGCTCTATCTTGCCCGCCGCGCCCGCCTCCGCGTCGCCGAAGTGCCCCTTGCCTGGTCGCACGCCGAAGGCGCCAAGATCCATCTCCTCCGCGACAGCGCCCGCATGTTCGCCGACGTGTTCGTCATCCGCACTGCCGCCTGGCGCAGCCTCTACGCCCCGGGCGCCGCACCCCCAAAGTCGCCTTCCACCCTCCGCGCCCGCTGA
- a CDS encoding GNAT family N-acetyltransferase gives MTTATPPPLPEPAWAATWTASRPEVELAWRATQARCCGDDLGSDPDWCAAFEQIYPGALRWVRLESGSGYHVLPLRLQRTELSCCLGELKVLQFHPRVVQLAGEQIRLPESDAAYHCLFAALLRKRRGWDLLRLTVPVSTHLWRWLEQREPEALGLRRYQPAPPVPHDLIEFPPTFSAYASKFSAKTRKNRERELRHLELKGPVRLQCYRSPAEVEPFLAIAGAISRRSYQHKLLQAGLRDPARLRPRLETAAAQGWLRAYILWCGDAPCSFMLGYQYKGRYYYACIGYDPEWAKWDAGTVLHWLALQDMFLHDPPTVFDLGCRGPQKQYFGNSHFEEATIYYFRPGLYPWLARSTHAGSLRLTRLCGRWLTRHQLKPRAQRLIRRLRGC, from the coding sequence ATGACGACCGCGACACCCCCGCCGCTCCCCGAGCCAGCTTGGGCCGCGACCTGGACGGCAAGTCGTCCCGAGGTCGAGCTGGCCTGGCGCGCCACGCAAGCCCGCTGCTGCGGAGACGACCTTGGATCCGATCCCGACTGGTGCGCTGCGTTCGAGCAAATCTATCCCGGCGCATTGCGCTGGGTGCGTCTGGAGTCCGGAAGCGGCTACCACGTCCTCCCGCTACGGCTCCAGCGCACCGAACTGAGCTGCTGCCTGGGCGAGTTGAAAGTCCTGCAATTTCACCCCCGCGTGGTGCAGTTGGCAGGCGAGCAAATACGCCTGCCCGAGAGCGACGCAGCCTACCACTGCCTGTTCGCCGCCTTGCTGCGCAAGCGCCGCGGCTGGGATCTGCTGCGCCTCACCGTTCCGGTATCCACACACCTCTGGCGCTGGCTCGAGCAGCGCGAGCCCGAGGCCCTCGGATTACGACGCTACCAGCCCGCGCCACCGGTACCGCACGATCTGATCGAGTTTCCGCCGACATTTTCCGCCTACGCCTCCAAGTTCTCTGCGAAGACGCGCAAGAACCGCGAGCGCGAACTGCGGCATCTGGAGCTAAAGGGCCCGGTCCGCCTCCAGTGCTACCGCTCTCCTGCCGAGGTTGAACCCTTCCTTGCGATCGCGGGCGCCATTTCGCGCCGCTCGTACCAGCACAAGCTCCTGCAAGCGGGGCTTCGCGATCCCGCACGCTTGCGCCCGCGCCTGGAAACCGCCGCCGCCCAGGGCTGGCTGCGCGCCTATATTCTCTGGTGCGGCGATGCCCCCTGCTCGTTCATGCTCGGCTACCAATACAAGGGCCGCTACTACTACGCTTGCATCGGTTACGACCCGGAGTGGGCCAAATGGGATGCAGGCACCGTGCTCCATTGGCTGGCCCTGCAGGACATGTTTCTCCACGACCCACCCACGGTTTTCGACCTCGGCTGCCGCGGCCCGCAGAAGCAGTACTTCGGCAATAGCCATTTCGAGGAGGCCACCATCTATTACTTTCGTCCCGGCCTCTACCCCTGGCTCGCCCGCTCCACCCACGCCGGCTCGCTCCGCCTCACCCGCTTATGCGGACGCTGGCTCACCCGCCATCAGCTCAAGCCCCGTGCCCAGCGCCTGATCCGGCGCCTGCGCGGCTGCTAA
- a CDS encoding energy transducer TonB: MSPLVLSHARRSKRAASGSHAGGRAPEWRGETFLLAGGSLPLGAEEQQRRRQGLGISVVVQVLVGVVLAATLTIGSPLVTLPQAEPEQVQMLLLWTPPVEMPRLPRAAAVHYRQPKRAARVRVPLPQPEKRVRPVRLQAAPHVGLPGAAPRLAAAALPPPPPPAVKLGEFGDPHGIPAQAGKPVPVPVLGHFGRAAAAAAPDPPDPPSRAQVGVAGFAGTGAARGAAPVRRAAAVQTGGFGAAAAGTTEATSAGAGGVRLNGFAAAQPARRTEAAETKVAAPAWVAPRILSWPAPAYTADATQHHIQGEVVLRVRLGSNGQVTVLRLVQGLGHGLDASAEAAARQLRFRPAERNGQPVDWTVLVHIQFQLAN; this comes from the coding sequence ATGTCCCCACTGGTTCTGTCACACGCCCGCAGGAGCAAACGGGCAGCGAGTGGTTCGCACGCGGGCGGACGCGCGCCGGAATGGCGCGGGGAGACGTTTCTACTGGCGGGCGGCTCGCTGCCGCTGGGAGCGGAGGAACAGCAGCGGCGGCGGCAGGGGTTGGGGATCAGCGTGGTGGTGCAGGTGCTGGTGGGGGTGGTGCTGGCGGCAACGCTGACGATCGGGTCGCCGCTGGTGACACTGCCGCAGGCGGAGCCGGAGCAGGTTCAGATGTTGCTGTTATGGACGCCGCCGGTCGAGATGCCGCGGCTGCCGCGGGCGGCGGCGGTACATTATCGCCAGCCGAAGCGGGCGGCGCGAGTGCGGGTTCCGTTGCCGCAACCGGAGAAGAGGGTGCGGCCGGTGCGGCTGCAGGCGGCGCCGCACGTAGGGCTGCCGGGGGCGGCGCCGCGGCTGGCGGCAGCGGCGCTGCCCCCGCCCCCGCCGCCGGCGGTGAAGCTGGGGGAGTTCGGCGATCCGCACGGGATTCCGGCGCAGGCGGGCAAGCCGGTGCCGGTGCCGGTGCTGGGGCATTTTGGGCGGGCGGCGGCGGCGGCGGCGCCGGATCCGCCCGACCCGCCCTCGCGGGCGCAGGTGGGGGTGGCGGGGTTTGCGGGAACGGGGGCAGCCCGCGGCGCGGCGCCGGTGCGGCGGGCGGCGGCGGTGCAGACCGGCGGGTTTGGTGCGGCAGCGGCGGGCACGACGGAAGCAACCAGCGCGGGGGCGGGAGGAGTGCGGTTGAACGGCTTCGCCGCGGCGCAACCGGCGCGGAGGACGGAAGCTGCCGAGACGAAGGTGGCGGCGCCGGCGTGGGTGGCGCCGCGCATCCTTTCCTGGCCGGCGCCGGCGTATACCGCCGATGCCACGCAGCATCACATTCAGGGCGAAGTGGTGCTGCGGGTGCGGCTGGGGTCGAACGGTCAAGTGACGGTGTTGCGACTGGTGCAGGGACTGGGACACGGGCTGGATGCGAGCGCAGAGGCGGCGGCGCGGCAGTTGCGCTTCCGTCCGGCGGAGCGGAACGGGCAGCCGGTGGACTGGACCGTGCTCGTGCATATCCAATTTCAGCTTGCCAATTGA
- a CDS encoding type 1 glutamine amidotransferase, whose protein sequence is MAKADLAGFRVAALVEDNFEQVEFTKPKAAFEAALAHVDLISRHLELHGWNHHERGNEFRANVVLAEADPANYDALFLPGGVMNGDALRIVPEAQAFARAMVEEDKPVAVICHGGWLLISAGLVAGRTLTSWPTLQDDYRNAEATWEDREVVVDGNWVSSRKPEDIPAFARAAIAVFGAALERKAA, encoded by the coding sequence ATGGCGAAGGCGGATCTGGCGGGGTTTCGGGTGGCGGCGCTGGTCGAGGATAATTTCGAGCAGGTGGAGTTCACCAAGCCGAAGGCGGCGTTTGAGGCGGCGCTGGCGCATGTGGATTTGATTTCCCGGCATTTGGAACTGCACGGCTGGAATCATCACGAGCGGGGGAACGAATTCCGGGCCAATGTGGTGCTGGCCGAAGCGGACCCGGCGAATTACGACGCCTTGTTTTTGCCCGGAGGGGTGATGAACGGCGATGCCCTGCGCATCGTGCCGGAGGCGCAGGCGTTTGCACGGGCGATGGTGGAGGAGGACAAACCGGTGGCCGTAATTTGCCACGGCGGATGGCTGCTGATTTCGGCGGGACTGGTGGCGGGGCGGACGCTGACGAGCTGGCCGACGCTGCAGGACGACTACCGCAATGCCGAGGCAACGTGGGAAGACCGCGAAGTGGTGGTGGACGGCAACTGGGTGTCGAGCCGGAAGCCGGAGGACATTCCGGCGTTCGCGCGGGCGGCGATTGCGGTGTTTGGGGCGGCGCTCGAGCGCAAGGCGGCGTAG